Proteins encoded within one genomic window of uncultured Draconibacterium sp.:
- a CDS encoding NifB/NifX family molybdenum-iron cluster-binding protein gives MRIAVTTSNGEKVDQHFGKATRFDVYDVDGDEMKLVETREVDSYCSGGSQPVADHKFSSDRFSTVKEKLEDCEKLYTVQIGEKPKEQLDIIGIAVQNCTCQVDKIPGCSGKCK, from the coding sequence ATGAGAATAGCAGTAACAACAAGTAACGGAGAAAAAGTAGATCAGCATTTTGGAAAAGCTACCCGCTTTGATGTGTACGACGTGGATGGCGATGAGATGAAACTCGTGGAAACACGCGAAGTGGATTCTTATTGCAGCGGAGGAAGTCAGCCCGTTGCCGATCACAAATTTTCATCCGATAGATTTTCAACTGTAAAAGAAAAACTCGAGGATTGCGAAAAGCTGTACACCGTTCAAATTGGTGAAAAACCCAAAGAGCAACTCGATATCATTGGAATTGCTGTACAAAACTGTACTTGCCAGGTGGATAAAATCCCCGGGTGTAGCGGAAAATGTAAATAA
- a CDS encoding radical SAM protein, translated as MIDIKTHPCFNKDAKGKYARVHLPVAPQCNIHCNYCKRDYDCVNESRPGVTSEVLSPEQALAYTIRLKEKMPHLSVVGIAGPGDPFANPIQTMTTLRLIRKEFPEMILCLSSNGLNVLPYVDELKELEVSHVTITLNGTETKTLSQLYKWVRFEKRGYFGEQAAEILLKNQMEAIRALKRAGITVKINSIVVPGINDNVIVDIAKKMKEMEVDIMNTIPLYPVEGTPFEDFEEPSPKRMKELQNGIKEYLPPMTHCARCRADAVGLLGKDDAEAKQILSEVSNLSVNVDQTKPYVAVASHEGLLVNQHLGEASQLYIFRETPNGYRMVEQRATPKPGAGNSRWAVLADVIDDCRALLVGGIGPSPSSIIGRAGIKIVEMTGLIDEGLDAVYKGKELRTLKKADVFKCGSECSGKGTGCG; from the coding sequence ATGATCGACATTAAAACACATCCCTGTTTCAATAAAGATGCAAAAGGCAAATACGCCCGCGTGCATCTTCCGGTGGCACCACAATGTAATATTCATTGTAATTATTGTAAGCGCGATTACGATTGCGTAAACGAAAGCCGCCCTGGTGTTACCAGCGAAGTACTATCGCCTGAGCAGGCACTGGCCTACACCATCAGGTTAAAAGAAAAAATGCCGCATTTGTCGGTTGTGGGTATTGCAGGCCCCGGCGATCCGTTCGCCAATCCAATTCAAACGATGACAACGCTTCGTTTAATTCGTAAAGAATTTCCGGAAATGATCCTTTGTCTTTCGTCAAACGGGCTGAATGTATTGCCGTATGTTGATGAATTGAAGGAGCTGGAAGTAAGTCACGTTACCATTACGCTTAATGGAACAGAGACAAAAACATTGTCGCAACTATATAAATGGGTGCGTTTCGAGAAACGTGGATATTTTGGAGAACAGGCAGCTGAAATTCTGCTGAAAAACCAGATGGAAGCAATTCGTGCATTAAAACGTGCAGGTATTACCGTAAAAATCAATTCCATTGTAGTGCCCGGAATCAATGACAATGTGATCGTTGATATCGCAAAAAAAATGAAAGAGATGGAAGTGGATATTATGAATACCATTCCGCTTTACCCGGTTGAAGGAACTCCTTTCGAGGATTTTGAAGAGCCTTCGCCAAAACGAATGAAAGAATTACAGAACGGGATAAAAGAATATTTACCGCCAATGACACATTGTGCCCGTTGCCGTGCCGATGCAGTAGGACTGCTGGGTAAAGACGATGCCGAGGCAAAACAAATTTTGTCGGAAGTGTCGAATCTGTCGGTGAATGTTGACCAAACAAAACCATATGTAGCAGTTGCCAGTCATGAGGGATTGTTGGTAAACCAGCATCTTGGAGAGGCATCGCAGTTATACATTTTCAGAGAAACGCCAAATGGCTATCGAATGGTTGAGCAACGTGCAACACCAAAACCCGGAGCCGGTAATAGTCGTTGGGCAGTATTGGCAGATGTGATCGATGATTGCAGAGCCTTATTAGTTGGCGGAATAGGACCATCGCCATCGTCGATTATTGGTCGTGCAGGAATTAAGATCGTAGAAATGACCGGTTTGATCGATGAAGGTTTGGATGCCGTTTACAAAGGCAAAGAACTCCGGACACTGAAAAAAGCCGATGTTTTCAAATGCGGTTCAGAATGTTCAGGAAAAGGAACCGGTTGCGGATAG